A region of Candidatus Nitrospira nitrificans DNA encodes the following proteins:
- a CDS encoding NmrA/HSCARG family protein has protein sequence MADRKIIAVVGATGAQGGGLVRAIANDQGSGFSARALTRDVNSDKAKALAQLGAEVMSADLDDVAGLKRAFAGAYGVFCLTNFWEHLSPEKEYAQAKNQAEAAKETGVRHVIWSTLEDTRKWVPLSDNRMPTLMGKYKVPHFDAKGEVEREFTKLGLPVTFLLTSFYWDNMISFGMGPKQGPDGTLLFTLPMGDKKLPGIAVEDIGKCAFGIFKRRQEHIGKTVGIAGEHLTGEEMAAEMTKAFGQAVRYNAVTPEQYRAFGFTGAEDLGNMFQFKRDFNGEFCGARNPAVAKSLNPALQTFDVWLAQNKSRIPLT, from the coding sequence ATGGCCGACAGAAAGATCATTGCCGTCGTGGGCGCGACCGGAGCGCAGGGCGGAGGACTCGTGCGGGCGATCGCCAACGATCAGGGCAGCGGCTTTTCGGCACGAGCTTTGACGAGAGACGTGAATTCCGACAAAGCCAAGGCTCTTGCTCAGCTTGGCGCTGAAGTGATGTCCGCCGACCTGGATGATGTGGCCGGCCTGAAGCGCGCGTTCGCCGGCGCCTACGGCGTCTTCTGTCTGACCAATTTTTGGGAACACCTCTCGCCGGAGAAAGAATATGCACAGGCGAAGAACCAGGCCGAGGCGGCGAAGGAGACCGGCGTGCGACATGTGATTTGGTCGACGTTGGAAGATACACGCAAATGGGTGCCGTTGTCGGACAACCGTATGCCGACGTTGATGGGCAAGTACAAAGTTCCGCATTTTGACGCGAAGGGCGAAGTTGAACGGGAGTTCACCAAGCTGGGCCTTCCCGTGACCTTTCTGCTCACGTCCTTTTATTGGGACAATATGATTTCTTTCGGCATGGGACCGAAGCAGGGACCGGATGGCACGCTCCTGTTTACATTGCCGATGGGAGACAAAAAGTTGCCCGGCATCGCGGTCGAGGACATTGGGAAGTGCGCCTTCGGAATTTTCAAGAGACGTCAGGAGCACATCGGAAAGACGGTCGGGATCGCCGGCGAACATTTGACCGGCGAGGAAATGGCGGCGGAGATGACCAAGGCATTTGGTCAGGCGGTTCGCTATAATGCCGTAACTCCGGAGCAGTACCGAGCATTTGGGTTCACGGGCGCCGAGGATCTCGGCAACATGTTTCAATTCAAGCGCGACTTCAACGGCGAGTTTTGCGGGGCGCGCAATCCCGCCGTCGCGAAGAGCTTGAATCCGGCATTGCAGACGTTCGACGTTTGGCTTGCGCAGAACAAGAGCCGTATTCCGTTGACTTGA
- a CDS encoding glucose 1-dehydrogenase, translating into MKSLSGKVAIVTGASNGIGRAIAERLADEGAIVVVNYSKSSEKAQQVVVGIQAKGGKALAVQADMSQVTDARRLVIDTVRQFNRLDILVNNAGKFMPKPLEETTEEDFDGVIALNAKGPYFAMQEASKMLKDGGRIVNISTGGTHLHFPGATAYLGSKAALEQYTKGLAQELAPKGITVNTVSPGFTETGMMTEEYRQIGIQLTPMKRLGVPKDIADVVAFIVSEEARWLTGQTIQVGGGIVM; encoded by the coding sequence ATGAAATCGTTGAGCGGAAAAGTGGCGATTGTGACCGGGGCCTCCAACGGAATCGGTCGAGCGATTGCGGAACGATTGGCGGACGAGGGCGCCATCGTCGTGGTGAACTATTCAAAAAGTTCGGAAAAAGCTCAACAGGTCGTGGTGGGCATTCAAGCGAAAGGCGGCAAGGCGTTGGCGGTCCAAGCCGACATGAGTCAGGTGACGGACGCGCGCCGTCTTGTGATCGACACCGTGAGACAATTCAACAGGCTGGACATTCTCGTGAACAATGCGGGCAAGTTCATGCCGAAGCCGCTGGAAGAGACGACGGAAGAGGATTTCGACGGCGTCATCGCCCTTAATGCGAAAGGGCCGTACTTTGCCATGCAGGAAGCCTCAAAGATGCTCAAAGACGGGGGACGTATCGTGAACATCTCAACCGGTGGGACGCATCTCCATTTTCCCGGAGCCACGGCCTATCTCGGGAGCAAGGCGGCGCTCGAGCAATACACCAAGGGGTTGGCTCAAGAACTGGCTCCGAAGGGAATCACGGTGAATACCGTCTCGCCGGGTTTCACCGAGACCGGGATGATGACGGAAGAATATCGGCAGATCGGGATTCAACTGACGCCGATGAAACGGCTCGGTGTGCCTAAAGACATAGCCGACGTTGTGGCGTTCATCGTGAGCGAAGAGGCACGGTGGCTTACGGGGCAGACGATCCAGGTCGGCGGCGGCATCGTCATGTAG